CCAAAAGTGAGGCAGAAGCGCAGGATATGTGGCGGAAGCGCGTGAAGTACGACTTGCTGGTCCTCAAGGCCGCCAAGGTAAAGAAGCCTGCGGCAGATAAAGACGCAAAGGACGATGCTACTCCGCCGGCCGCTGACAAGCCCCCTGAGGACCCGCGCGAGAAGCTTTCCAAGCGCTATCACAACTTTGCTCGCCGTATGCATCAGTACGACAATGACGAGTTGTTGGAAGTGTACCTGACGGCACTTTCGACCTCGTTCGATCCACACACATCGTACATGTCGAAACACACGCTCGAGAACTTCGAAATCGAGATGCGTCTGCAACTCGATGGCATCGGCGCGGCATTGATGGCTGGCGACGATGGCTACACCGTTGTGACCAAGGTCGTGCCGGGCGGTGCTGCTGACAAGGACGGTCGATTGAAGGCTGACGATAAGGTGGTCGGCGTTGGCCAGGGTGCCGAAGGCCCGATCGAGGATATCGTCAACATGAAGCTCTCGGACGTCGTGCAGAAGATACGCGGTCGCCGCGGCACGGTGGTTCGTTTGGATGTCATGCCCGCGAATAGCACCGAGAAACGGGTCTACAACATCACGCGCGACGAGATCAAGCTGACCGATAGCGAAGCCCGCCCCCGCATTGTCGATCAGACCAAGGGAGGCCAGAGCTATCGAGTCGGAATCATCGACCTGCCGAGCTTCTACATGGATATGGAGGGCGCTCGGAAGGATCTACCGGACTTCAAGAGCACGACCCGCGACGTCCGCCGTATTTTGGAGGATTTCAAGGCCAAGGGCGTGCAGGCCGTCATCCTCGATCTGCGCATGAACGGGGGAGGTTCGCTGCCCGAGGCCATTAGCCTGACCGGTCTGTTTATCGACGAAGGGCCGGTCGTGCAGGTGAAGGATGCCGATGGGCGCGTGCAGCAATACGACGACCTGGAACGCGGTACGGCCTGGGATGGACCGCTCGTGGTATTGACCAGCAAGTTTAGCGCGAGTGCCAGCGAGATTTTCGCCGGTGCGATTCAGGATTACCATCGCGGACTTGTCGTCGGCGATAAATCGACGCATGGCAAGGGGACGGTGCAGAGTCTCCTTGACCTGTCGCGTCAATTCTTTGGACGCATTCCCAACGCCCCGCAACTGGGCGCGCTGAAGATCACCATGCAACAGTTTTATCGCCCCGACGGCGATAGTACGCAAAACCGCGGCGTGGTGGCCGATATCGAGCTGCCGTCCCTCACCAGTCAGGCTGCCATGGGTGAAGCTGATCTGGACTACGCTTTGAACTTCGACAAGGTCGAGGAAGTGCCGTATCGGCAGACGCAATCGGTCGATACGCATTTGATCAGCCAACTCAGCAAGCTCTCGGCCGACCGACGCAAGGACTCGACCGAGTTCCAAGGTGTAGTGCGGAATGTCGCCCGCTACCAGGAGCAGAAGAATCGTAAGACGGTCACGTTGAACGAGCAGAAGTTCCTGGCCGAGCGCGAGGAGATCAACGCCGACAAGGAAGAAGAAAAGGAACTCGAAGATCTTGCCAAGCAGAACAAGCCGGTCTTCGATCCGGAGAACTTTTATAATCGCGAAGTATTGGCGATTACGGTCGATTTGCTTCAGCTAACTCGGTTGGCCAAAGCAAACTGATTCCTGGCGAGCGTTGAAAATCAAAACGAGACCAATGCTCATGCCGCGAAAGCAGCATGGGCATTTTTTTTGCGCCGACCGAAAGGGTCTTTTGTCGTCCGTGCGTGCGGCAGCGCCACAGCCTATTTTCCGACAGGTACTTCGGAACCCGGCAGACGATCGGTACGCACAAGTAGCGAAAAAGGCGCGAGACAATGCCAGGACCGCGGCGCAATCAAACGTCAGTGTCGCCAAGTGCGGCAGCCCTACAAGTGCCAGCCATTGACCCAAGCATATGCCAACGCGCAGCACAGCGGAAAAAGAATGAATACCGCCATATACGTGTATAGCGTGGTCCAGGTGTTGCGAGGCCACCGGGCCATTTCGTGGGGTTCCTGATTGCCGCGTCTGTGACTGGTCGACGTGCGCGTTCTTAATTATGCGGCTGTGCCGGAGGTTGGCAAGGATGCATCACGCAGCGTTGCGCGTCCTCTCGCTCGAACATGAGTCGGAGAGAAATCTTGGTCCCTGATTGCCGGAGCATCCCGCTAGGTAAGAACGCCGTTGGCGACGATCGCGTCGGCCAACTCGTTTCCGAGCGTTACGAAATCGCTCGCCCCTTGCGGTGCCGAGCGCAGATCGGGATCGACTGTGGTGGCTGTTACGGGCGTCGAAGTGACGAGCATCGTCTGCAGGTCGCACACTCCGTACTGTACTGCGAGTGCAGGATCGGAATTCGTCGCTAATTCGCGCTGCAAGTCGAAGGCCGTTATTGCGGCGTTTAGATACACCGCCACATCAATCAGCGCAGCGCGATAGTTTGGGTGCGCGTGGATTTCGCGTCCGCAAACTCTATCAATTGACTTTGCTGCGCCGCGAACGGCTACCATCACCCGGTCGACCAATGTGCGCAGCGCATAAGTGTACGCAATGTTGGCATAGTCGTTGGGCGCGAGATACGTGTCCACCGCCGCGGTGACAGCGCCGCAGCCGGTATGGCCAAGCACAACCAGCATCTTGAGGCCGCGTCCTAGGTGG
The nucleotide sequence above comes from Pirellulales bacterium. Encoded proteins:
- a CDS encoding carboxy terminal-processing peptidase, whose product is MRHLPACVRRLPMYRVSLAILTVAITAPRAVQADPVGPTDDDHNVTKAVVQLLRSQHMSKHPLDNEIAHRCLDRFLKMLDPMKVYFMQSDVDGFKTRQDDLDDLIRKGDVGFAYQVFNVFLKRVDERVKLVDELLKRDQDFTIDEDMVTDPDATHYAKSEAEAQDMWRKRVKYDLLVLKAAKVKKPAADKDAKDDATPPAADKPPEDPREKLSKRYHNFARRMHQYDNDELLEVYLTALSTSFDPHTSYMSKHTLENFEIEMRLQLDGIGAALMAGDDGYTVVTKVVPGGAADKDGRLKADDKVVGVGQGAEGPIEDIVNMKLSDVVQKIRGRRGTVVRLDVMPANSTEKRVYNITRDEIKLTDSEARPRIVDQTKGGQSYRVGIIDLPSFYMDMEGARKDLPDFKSTTRDVRRILEDFKAKGVQAVILDLRMNGGGSLPEAISLTGLFIDEGPVVQVKDADGRVQQYDDLERGTAWDGPLVVLTSKFSASASEIFAGAIQDYHRGLVVGDKSTHGKGTVQSLLDLSRQFFGRIPNAPQLGALKITMQQFYRPDGDSTQNRGVVADIELPSLTSQAAMGEADLDYALNFDKVEEVPYRQTQSVDTHLISQLSKLSADRRKDSTEFQGVVRNVARYQEQKNRKTVTLNEQKFLAEREEINADKEEEKELEDLAKQNKPVFDPENFYNREVLAITVDLLQLTRLAKAN
- a CDS encoding carbonic anhydrase, which codes for MDLIYRYDPFAPIVVNRPVDVASATQALVDGNRRLVEIVGKMQQATMGETTVSETIVHISPVSMGLPFLPGAALDQQPFALVLGCSDARVPIESIFDQSFNEMFVVRVAGNVLGTEGLGSFDYAVRHLGRGLKMLVVLGHTGCGAVTAAVDTYLAPNDYANIAYTYALRTLVDRVMVAVRGAAKSIDRVCGREIHAHPNYRAALIDVAVYLNAAITAFDLQRELATNSDPALAVQYGVCDLQTMLVTSTPVTATTVDPDLRSAPQGASDFVTLGNELADAIVANGVLT